The Pseudanabaena yagii GIHE-NHR1 genomic interval ATTTGATATACAAGTTTTCGATATCCCCAGATCCATTGTCAATGGCTTTTTTAAAGGGTTGTATCAGAAAAAACAAGAAAAAACTGTTGGAGATACGCGCTAATGTCAGACTAAATCAGGATCTAGAAAAAAGTCAGCCAAATGTATTGCAAAGACGAAAATATATGCTATTTATCTAACGGGAAAAACAAGAATATGTTGATTAAATCATCAGAAATTGCAGCAATAAATCGCTCGTAAAACATGGAAAGATATGAATAGATAAATTTAGAAACAAGAATATTTAAATAAATGCCTGTCACTTATTTAAAACTATAATCATCGACATTATTTAGATGTTAATAATCCCCGAACGAGACATTTACCGAGACATTTATTAAGAGGAGTTACGACCATGACTGTAGAAGAAGCGATCGCGATTATTGATGTTGCACTAAAGGGCGGCAAGCGCCTAAGTAACATTCAAGAACAATTGTTCCGCCAAACTTGGGAGGGTAAGACCTATTCTGAGATTGCTGAGACCTGCGGATACGACTCTTCCTATATTCGTGATGTCGGTTATCGTCTGTGGCAAATATTGACTAAGTGCTTTGGTGAGCGCGTTACCAAACACAATTTACAAGTGGTAGTGCGTAGCCATGCCCATCGCTTTTTAGTCAATAGTGCTGAGAATATGCAGGCGATCGCTAGTCCTCTCGTTGCCCTGCCCACCCCTCATTTGGAAATGCAGACTACGGATATCAATTCCAAGCGCTGTGACTGGGGCAATGCGATCGATACTTCAATTTTTTATGGTCGGACTGAAGAATTAGCACAGGTCAAAAATTGGGTTGTCAGCGATCGCTGCCGTTTACTAGGTGTATTTGGCATCGGTGGCATCGGCAAGACTGCCTTTGCGACGAAATTAGCAGAACAGGTACAGAGTGAATTTAATCTGATTGCATGGAGATCGCTCCGCAATGCCCCCTCAGTAGAGTCAACCTTGTCGGAATTGGTCAGCTTTTTGACAAATCAAGCGATCGCTACTTTGCCCCAAGATTTTAATAGTCTGTTATTGATGTTTATCCAAGCATTGAAGCAATCGCGTTGCTTGATTGTGCTCGACAATGTGGAATCGATTCTCCGCAGTGGCGAAACCTCAGGACATTACGCTGAAGGTTACGAAGGCTATGGCGAACTATTTCGTGAAGTGGGACAAGTTCGCCATCAAAGTTGTGTGATTTTGACCAGTCGCGAAAAACCATCTGATGTGTTACCCCCCGATAGTAGCGATCGCATGGTGCGCTCTCTGCAATTGGCAGGACTAAAGGAAGAAGCCAGACAAATGTTTCGCGAAGAATTGGCGATCGCACCTGAGACTCGTAAGCTAATTGATTTTTACTGTGGTAATCCTCTGGCGCTGACAGTAGTATCCCGTTCCATCTACAGTATGTTTGATGGCAATGTGCAGGCTTTTCTCGATCAAGAAGCGAATGTATTTGGTGATATTCGGAATCTCATCGATCAGCAATATGCGCGTCTTTCCGATTTCGAGCAGCAGG includes:
- a CDS encoding NB-ARC domain-containing protein, producing the protein MTVEEAIAIIDVALKGGKRLSNIQEQLFRQTWEGKTYSEIAETCGYDSSYIRDVGYRLWQILTKCFGERVTKHNLQVVVRSHAHRFLVNSAENMQAIASPLVALPTPHLEMQTTDINSKRCDWGNAIDTSIFYGRTEELAQVKNWVVSDRCRLLGVFGIGGIGKTAFATKLAEQVQSEFNLIAWRSLRNAPSVESTLSELVSFLTNQAIATLPQDFNSLLLMFIQALKQSRCLIVLDNVESILRSGETSGHYAEGYEGYGELFREVGQVRHQSCVILTSREKPSDVLPPDSSDRMVRSLQLAGLKEEARQMFREELAIAPETRKLIDFYCGNPLALTVVSRSIYSMFDGNVQAFLDQEANVFGDIRNLIDQQYARLSDFEQQVMYWLAIEREPITTDNLRQDIVPMVSKSQILESVISLRWRSLIEKKANSFTQQPVVMEYMTERLVDMAYQAATEREPEFLMSYALVQHRAEDYIRETQIRHILQPLTDRLLAHYGSVDILQRELHSLLETLRDRQTAIGYAQGNIMNLLRASQQDLTKSFCRFPDQVTEHSDLQLLERLLESDRAGGLATWDHRIPWANNPLAQQTSETKTQIRSKNLYYQWTEGSLEQLKQELKQQPKLRKKYYAWLNETEFAAIDADFEAVKITDTLNQPVDARLVFINEVKIVEPPANLATPAERRAQDRKRKQELRANRTKRLG